From Bradyrhizobium sp. NDS-1, the proteins below share one genomic window:
- a CDS encoding ABC transporter ATP-binding protein, translating to MTLTLETRDLTIRFGGHVAVNNVTCTFRPGELTAIVGPNGAGKTTYFNLISGQLRASNGSILFGGTDITQHSAPMRTRAGLGRAFQLTNLFPNLTVEENVRLAVQAANGTHYDMLRPWTVRRDLIARADAILDQVALGSRRGVAATALSHGDQRKLEVALMIALEPKVFMFDEPTAGMSIDEVPVVLNLIAQLKQDRSKIILLVEHKMDVVRSLADRIIVLHNGQLVADGPPAEVIASPIVQEAYLGVAPKSAESVA from the coding sequence ATGACGCTGACCCTCGAAACCCGCGACCTCACCATCCGCTTCGGCGGCCATGTCGCGGTCAACAACGTCACCTGCACGTTCCGCCCGGGCGAGCTCACCGCGATCGTCGGGCCGAACGGCGCCGGCAAGACCACCTACTTCAATCTGATCTCGGGCCAGCTGCGCGCCTCGAACGGCAGTATCCTGTTCGGCGGCACCGACATCACCCAGCACTCCGCGCCAATGCGGACCCGTGCGGGTCTCGGGCGCGCGTTCCAGCTCACCAATCTCTTTCCGAACCTCACCGTGGAAGAGAACGTTCGCCTTGCGGTGCAGGCGGCAAACGGCACGCACTACGACATGCTGCGGCCCTGGACGGTGCGCCGCGACCTGATCGCACGCGCCGATGCCATCCTCGACCAGGTCGCGCTCGGCAGCCGCCGCGGCGTTGCCGCGACAGCGCTGTCACATGGCGATCAGCGCAAGCTCGAAGTGGCGCTGATGATCGCGCTGGAGCCGAAGGTCTTCATGTTCGACGAGCCGACCGCGGGCATGAGCATCGACGAGGTGCCTGTGGTCCTCAACCTGATTGCGCAGCTCAAGCAGGACAGGAGCAAGATCATCCTTCTGGTCGAGCACAAGATGGACGTGGTGCGCTCGCTCGCCGACCGCATCATCGTCCTGCATAACGGGCAACTCGTTGCGGACGGGCCGCCTGCCGAGGTGATCGCCTCCCCGATCGTGCAGGAGGCCTATCTCGGCGTCGCCCCCAAGAGCGCGGAGAGCGTCGCATGA
- a CDS encoding ABC transporter ATP-binding protein, with translation MTDLLKLSGVHTHIGRYHILQGIDLAVPQGQVTMLLGRNGAGKTTTLRTIMGLWQASHGEISLAGMRIESLATPDIARLGVGYVPESMAVFSDLTVRENLVLAARDGPLDDAQLEWIFGFFPALRRFWLSRAGSLSGGQKQMLSIARAIIEPRKLLLIDEPTKGLAPAIVMALIECLKEIKRKGATILMVEQNFFAARELGDNVLVMDNGTIVHRGEMAALAADVPLQERLLGLSLETHQ, from the coding sequence ATGACCGACCTGCTCAAGCTCTCCGGCGTGCACACCCATATCGGCCGCTATCACATCCTCCAGGGCATCGACCTCGCGGTCCCGCAGGGACAGGTCACGATGCTGCTCGGCCGTAACGGCGCCGGCAAGACGACGACGCTGCGCACCATCATGGGGCTGTGGCAGGCCTCGCACGGCGAGATCAGCCTCGCCGGGATGCGCATCGAGAGCCTCGCCACGCCCGATATCGCCCGGCTCGGCGTCGGCTACGTGCCGGAGAGCATGGCGGTGTTCTCCGACCTCACGGTGAGGGAGAATCTGGTGCTGGCGGCGCGCGACGGCCCGCTCGACGACGCCCAGCTCGAGTGGATTTTCGGCTTCTTTCCGGCGCTGCGCCGCTTCTGGCTGTCGCGCGCCGGAAGCCTCTCGGGCGGACAGAAGCAGATGCTCTCGATCGCGCGCGCCATCATCGAGCCGCGCAAGCTCTTGCTGATCGACGAGCCGACGAAGGGCCTCGCGCCCGCGATCGTGATGGCGCTGATCGAGTGCCTGAAGGAGATCAAGCGCAAGGGCGCGACCATCCTCATGGTCGAACAGAACTTCTTTGCCGCCCGCGAGCTCGGCGACAACGTGCTGGTGATGGACAACGGCACTATCGTTCATCGCGGAGAAATGGCGGCGCTCGCCGCCGACGTGCCGTTGCAGGAGCGGCTTCTCGGCCTGAGCCTGGAGACACATCAGTGA
- a CDS encoding branched-chain amino acid ABC transporter permease gives MTELAATDPLPKPKRDIAPVLLPIALALLMIPLIGSTSSWLTLTVASLAMGMMIFIMASGLTLVFGLMDVLNFGHGAFIAVGAYVATLVLAPFAASIQADSLWMNLAVLAPAALLSMAVSGALGLVVERVLILPVYGQHLKQILMTTGGLIVAEQTLYALWGPQIIPMPLPTSLRGSFILGDVAIAKYRVLAMLIGLGIFIAIQLVLNRSKLGLLIRAGVENREMVEALGYRIRRLFLGVFMTGSALAGLGGVMWALYREQVHASMSDDLTVLIFIVVIIGGLGSIGGCFIGAILVAMVANYGGFLVPKLALVSNILLMVAILMWRPRGLYAVTSR, from the coding sequence GTGACTGAACTTGCCGCAACCGATCCCCTGCCGAAGCCGAAACGCGACATCGCGCCGGTCCTGCTGCCGATCGCGCTCGCCCTGCTCATGATCCCGCTGATTGGATCAACCAGCTCCTGGCTGACGCTGACCGTCGCGAGTCTCGCCATGGGCATGATGATCTTCATCATGGCCTCGGGCCTGACGCTGGTGTTCGGCCTGATGGACGTGCTCAATTTCGGCCACGGCGCCTTCATCGCCGTCGGCGCCTATGTCGCGACCCTGGTGCTGGCGCCGTTCGCGGCCTCCATCCAGGCCGACTCGCTCTGGATGAACCTCGCGGTGCTCGCCCCGGCCGCGCTGCTCTCAATGGCGGTATCCGGCGCGCTCGGCCTGGTCGTCGAGCGCGTGCTGATCCTGCCCGTCTACGGCCAGCATCTGAAGCAGATCCTGATGACGACCGGCGGCCTGATCGTCGCCGAACAGACGCTCTATGCGCTGTGGGGGCCGCAGATCATCCCGATGCCGCTGCCGACCTCGTTGCGCGGCTCCTTCATCCTCGGCGACGTCGCGATCGCGAAATACCGCGTGCTGGCGATGCTGATCGGCCTTGGCATCTTCATCGCGATCCAGCTCGTGCTCAACCGCAGCAAGCTCGGCCTCTTGATCCGCGCCGGCGTCGAGAACCGCGAAATGGTCGAGGCGCTCGGCTATCGCATCCGCCGCCTGTTCCTCGGCGTGTTCATGACGGGATCGGCGCTGGCCGGCCTCGGCGGCGTGATGTGGGCGCTCTATCGCGAGCAGGTTCACGCCTCCATGAGCGACGACCTCACCGTCCTGATCTTCATCGTCGTCATCATCGGCGGACTCGGGTCGATCGGCGGCTGCTTCATCGGTGCGATCCTCGTGGCCATGGTCGCCAATTACGGCGGCTTCCTGGTGCCGAAGCTCGCCCTCGTCTCCAACATCCTGCTGATGGTCGCCATTCTGATGTGGCGGCCGCGCGGCCTCTATGCGGTGACCAGCCGATGA
- a CDS encoding branched-chain amino acid ABC transporter permease, whose product MMILSGDPPRSRILTLVLVVIILALAATPFLFPGAKALNVAAKICVFAALVASYDLLLGYTGSVSFAHTMFYGIGSYAIAIALYGMGPNWSAVATGIVVGLPLAALLALAIGLFSLRVAAIFFAMITLAVASAFQVLASQFSWLTGGEDGRSFQLPELLRPGTVLISKNLFGFEVNGRILTFYLVFAVSALMILALLRVVNSPFGRVLQAIRENRFRAEALGFRTVFHLTYANCLAALVAAGAGILNALWLRYAGPDTSLSFSIMLDILLMVVIGGMGTIYGAIIGASIFILAQNYLQSLMGVASTAASEAGLPLLPGLLHPDRWLLWLGLLFIASVYFFPTGVVGRLRNPTGAKGGGSSH is encoded by the coding sequence ATGATGATCCTCTCCGGCGACCCGCCGCGCAGCCGCATCCTCACGCTCGTTCTCGTCGTCATCATCCTGGCGCTGGCGGCGACGCCGTTCCTGTTCCCGGGCGCCAAGGCGCTGAACGTCGCAGCCAAGATCTGCGTCTTCGCCGCGCTGGTCGCCTCCTATGACCTGCTGCTCGGTTACACCGGCTCGGTCTCGTTCGCCCACACCATGTTCTACGGCATCGGCAGCTACGCGATCGCCATCGCGCTGTACGGAATGGGGCCCAATTGGTCCGCGGTCGCGACCGGCATCGTCGTCGGACTGCCGCTCGCAGCTCTGCTCGCGCTCGCCATCGGGCTCTTTTCTCTGCGCGTCGCCGCGATCTTCTTCGCCATGATCACGCTCGCGGTTGCCTCCGCCTTCCAGGTCCTGGCCTCGCAGTTCTCCTGGCTGACCGGCGGTGAGGACGGGCGCAGCTTCCAGCTGCCGGAGCTGCTGCGCCCCGGCACCGTGCTGATCTCGAAAAACCTGTTCGGCTTCGAGGTCAACGGCCGCATCCTGACCTTCTACCTGGTGTTCGCCGTCTCGGCCCTGATGATCCTCGCTTTGCTGCGCGTCGTGAACTCGCCGTTCGGGCGCGTGCTGCAGGCCATCCGCGAGAACCGGTTTCGCGCCGAGGCGCTCGGTTTCCGCACGGTGTTCCACTTGACCTACGCCAATTGCCTCGCCGCGCTGGTCGCTGCCGGCGCCGGCATCCTGAACGCACTGTGGTTACGCTATGCCGGTCCCGATACCTCGCTCAGCTTCTCGATCATGCTGGACATCCTGCTGATGGTCGTGATCGGCGGCATGGGCACGATCTACGGCGCGATCATCGGCGCCAGCATCTTCATCCTCGCCCAGAACTATTTGCAGTCGCTGATGGGGGTCGCCTCCACGGCGGCGTCGGAAGCCGGCCTGCCGCTGCTGCCGGGGCTGTTGCATCCCGACCGCTGGCTGCTGTGGCTCGGGCTGCTCTTCATCGCCAGCGTCTACTTCTTTCCGACCGGCGTGGTCGGACGGCTGCGCAACCCGACCGGTGCCAAGGGCGGCGGCAGCTCGCATTAA
- a CDS encoding EAL domain-containing protein: MRQVFARIAAGMSLAANSGWRAAIRRGPVLWLTLCGVVLVAGIFIVTAMAIGEFRERPLANRERELENTVQLIARHFDQQFEDSDVVAADVIGQMNLPEITSPAVFRERMSGSATNQMLRSKISSVSYLGDIAIYDAEGELINWSRAQPLPKINVSSRAYFQAFKSNPTGEPVILESVRSFIIGKWTTVVARRLTGPDGTFLGAMVRRIDPASYQHYFASVALAEGTAISLFDREGKMLARYPHLEEMIGRSFKDAPLMQKVLANGGQHTLRVRSPVDGEERLGSATTLTHFPLVIVATNITSAALADWRQQTGFMVATAGFSAVVIALILYLIIRQINRQNREAQERIEAERRRLDTALNNMSQGLILYDAAGYIVTCNRRYAEMFGLSHDVIKPGCHIREAMYHRKERRAFDGDVEEFCADVMRIVAEGTVSTRIHQLADGRAFQVINTPLAQGGWVATIEDITERRSLEQERDRNHTFLREIIDHIPSRITVKDARTRRYLLANHVAEEQLGVTPETIVGKTAFDLYPTDEAGIITRDDDRLLQSPDGLFLDEHSWNTPTIGRRYITSRRIGIRDKSGEPRYIINVVEDVTERRRADEKIAHMAHYDALTDLPNRTLFREQIERQLARAADGCQFALLYIDVDEFKGINDSLGHHVGDELLKAIAGRLRGCLTEGDLIARLGGDEFAVIQTGIQSSADVVAFVTRIYQAIRQPYHCFGHQLSTDASIGIALAPQDGSDLDQLIKNADLAMYGAKAEGRRTHRFFEPAMDASAKARLSMEQDLRQALVDGGFEIHYQPLVDLRSGEVSGCEALLRWRHPERGMVSPAEFIPVAEDTGLINELGDWVLRMACNEAATWPAHVRVAVNVSPVQLKCDTLALRIAGALAASGLDPRRLELEITEAVLIRDDEAALSILHQLRSIGVRIALDDFGTGYSSLSYLKRFPFDKIKIDRCFVADIAEESGAPVIVQAVVNIAAASNMTTVAEGVETEAQRDLLRTLGCTQMQGYLFSPPKPASEVRKLFGSGSAVPVAAVA; the protein is encoded by the coding sequence ATGCGCCAGGTCTTTGCGCGGATTGCAGCCGGAATGTCCCTAGCCGCGAACAGCGGCTGGAGGGCGGCGATTCGGCGTGGTCCGGTCCTGTGGCTGACCCTGTGCGGCGTGGTGCTGGTCGCGGGAATCTTCATCGTGACCGCCATGGCCATCGGCGAATTCCGCGAGCGGCCCCTCGCCAATCGTGAACGTGAGCTGGAAAACACGGTACAGCTGATCGCACGGCACTTTGACCAGCAATTCGAAGACTCCGACGTCGTCGCCGCTGATGTGATCGGGCAGATGAACCTGCCGGAGATCACCTCGCCTGCGGTATTCCGCGAGCGCATGTCGGGATCCGCGACGAACCAGATGCTGCGCAGCAAGATCAGCTCTGTGTCCTATCTCGGCGACATCGCGATCTACGACGCGGAGGGCGAGCTGATCAACTGGTCGCGGGCCCAGCCGTTGCCCAAGATCAACGTTTCCTCGCGCGCCTATTTCCAAGCCTTCAAATCCAATCCGACCGGCGAGCCGGTCATCCTGGAATCCGTCCGCAGCTTCATCATCGGCAAATGGACCACCGTCGTCGCGCGGCGGTTGACCGGCCCCGACGGCACATTCCTCGGCGCAATGGTCCGCCGGATCGATCCGGCCAGCTACCAGCATTATTTCGCATCCGTGGCGCTTGCCGAGGGTACGGCGATCTCGCTGTTCGATCGCGAAGGCAAGATGCTGGCGCGCTATCCGCATCTGGAAGAGATGATCGGACGAAGCTTCAAGGATGCGCCGCTGATGCAGAAGGTGCTGGCCAACGGCGGTCAGCACACGCTGCGCGTCAGGAGCCCCGTCGACGGCGAGGAGCGGCTGGGCTCGGCAACGACATTGACGCATTTTCCGCTCGTCATCGTCGCGACCAACATCACCAGCGCCGCGCTGGCCGACTGGCGACAGCAGACCGGCTTCATGGTCGCTACGGCGGGTTTCTCGGCCGTCGTGATCGCGTTGATCCTCTATCTGATCATTCGCCAGATCAACCGGCAGAACCGCGAAGCCCAGGAACGGATCGAGGCGGAGCGGCGGCGGCTCGACACAGCCCTCAACAACATGTCGCAGGGACTGATCCTGTACGATGCCGCCGGCTACATCGTCACCTGTAACCGCCGCTATGCGGAGATGTTCGGCCTGTCCCACGACGTCATCAAGCCCGGCTGCCACATCCGCGAGGCGATGTACCATCGCAAGGAGCGCCGCGCGTTCGACGGTGATGTCGAGGAATTCTGCGCCGATGTCATGCGGATCGTCGCCGAAGGCACGGTCTCCACGAGAATTCATCAATTGGCCGACGGCCGCGCCTTCCAGGTCATCAATACCCCGCTTGCGCAGGGCGGATGGGTCGCCACCATCGAGGACATCACCGAGCGCCGCAGCCTGGAGCAGGAGCGCGACCGCAACCACACCTTCCTCCGGGAGATCATCGATCACATCCCGTCGCGGATTACCGTGAAGGACGCGCGCACGCGGCGCTACCTTCTCGCCAACCACGTGGCCGAGGAGCAGCTCGGCGTCACCCCGGAAACGATCGTCGGCAAGACCGCGTTCGACCTTTATCCGACAGACGAGGCCGGCATCATCACCCGGGACGACGACAGGCTGTTGCAATCGCCGGACGGCCTGTTCCTGGACGAGCATAGCTGGAACACCCCGACCATCGGGCGGCGCTACATCACGTCGCGGAGGATCGGCATCCGCGACAAGTCCGGCGAACCCCGCTACATCATCAACGTCGTGGAGGACGTCACGGAGCGGCGGCGCGCCGACGAGAAGATCGCACACATGGCGCATTACGATGCGCTGACCGACCTGCCGAACCGCACGCTGTTCCGCGAGCAGATCGAACGCCAGCTGGCGCGGGCCGCCGATGGCTGCCAGTTTGCGCTGCTCTACATCGATGTCGACGAATTCAAGGGCATCAACGATTCGCTCGGCCACCATGTCGGCGACGAGCTGCTCAAGGCCATCGCCGGCCGTCTGCGCGGCTGCCTGACGGAAGGCGACCTGATCGCGCGGCTTGGCGGCGACGAGTTCGCGGTCATCCAGACCGGAATCCAGTCCTCGGCCGACGTGGTGGCGTTCGTGACGCGGATCTACCAGGCGATCCGGCAACCCTATCATTGCTTCGGCCATCAGCTCTCCACCGACGCGAGCATCGGGATCGCGCTGGCGCCGCAGGACGGCTCCGATCTCGATCAGCTCATCAAGAATGCCGACCTCGCGATGTACGGTGCCAAGGCCGAAGGGCGCCGCACCCACCGCTTCTTCGAGCCGGCGATGGATGCGAGCGCCAAGGCGCGCCTGTCCATGGAGCAGGACCTGCGCCAGGCGCTGGTCGACGGCGGCTTCGAGATTCACTATCAACCGCTGGTGGACCTGCGTTCCGGCGAGGTCTCGGGTTGCGAAGCGCTGCTGCGCTGGCGGCATCCCGAGCGCGGCATGGTGTCGCCGGCGGAGTTCATTCCGGTCGCCGAGGATACCGGCCTGATCAACGAGCTCGGCGACTGGGTGCTGCGTATGGCCTGCAACGAGGCCGCGACCTGGCCGGCGCATGTGCGTGTCGCAGTGAACGTCTCGCCGGTGCAGCTCAAATGCGACACGCTGGCGCTGCGGATCGCGGGCGCACTCGCCGCCTCCGGGCTGGACCCGCGCCGGCTCGAGCTCGAGATCACCGAGGCCGTGCTGATCCGCGACGACGAGGCTGCGCTCTCGATCCTGCATCAGCTCCGCTCGATCGGCGTGCGCATCGCACTCGACGATTTCGGCACCGGCTACTCCTCGCTCAGCTATCTCAAGCGTTTCCCATTCGACAAGATCAAGATCGACCGCTGCTTCGTCGCCGACATCGCGGAGGAGAGCGGCGCACCCGTGATCGTGCAGGCGGTGGTGAACATCGCGGCCGCCAGCAACATGACCACGGTCGCCGAAGGGGTCGAGACCGAGGCGCAGCGCGACCTGCTGCGCACACTCGGCTGCACGCAGATGCAGGGCTATCTGTTCAGCCCGCCGAAGCCGGCCAGCGAGGTGCGGAAATTGTTCGGCTCCGGCAGTGCCGTGCCGGTGGCGGCGGTGGCGTGA
- a CDS encoding diguanylate cyclase, which yields MVKSRENATKTVDVADSYAVRLMQHLVVPTFVIDPKRRVVIWNRACERLTGVAASEVIGTNKHWQAFYETRRPCLADLVALDRPEQLPEFYSEYAARGHNGLGFSAENWCVMPKLGSQLYLAIDAGPIHDEAGKLIAVVETLRDLTDQKRAEMALKELATKDGLTGLSNRRAFDQMLMNEWARAQRTQKPLALLFVDVDHFKLFNDRHGHQTGDECLRAVAATVSRHAVRPLDLASRYGGEEFALILPDMDCDSACVIAEEIRCAVMALAIAHGAAGAGDHVTLSVGVASHIPGGADGGPDRLLGAADEALYVAKRLGRNRVICAERVLAEFAALGRETAAVPAPVQRKSARAR from the coding sequence ATGGTGAAGTCGCGCGAGAACGCCACGAAGACAGTCGACGTCGCGGATTCCTACGCCGTCCGACTGATGCAGCACCTTGTGGTGCCGACCTTCGTGATCGACCCGAAGCGCCGCGTCGTGATCTGGAACAGAGCCTGCGAGCGGCTGACGGGCGTCGCCGCCTCGGAGGTGATCGGCACCAACAAGCACTGGCAGGCCTTCTACGAGACCAGGCGCCCCTGTCTTGCCGACCTCGTCGCGCTCGACCGGCCCGAACAGCTGCCGGAATTCTATTCGGAATATGCCGCGCGCGGCCATAACGGGCTCGGTTTTTCCGCGGAGAACTGGTGTGTGATGCCGAAGCTCGGCAGCCAGCTCTACCTTGCCATCGACGCAGGCCCGATCCACGACGAGGCCGGCAAATTGATTGCGGTGGTGGAGACGCTGCGCGATCTCACCGACCAGAAGCGCGCCGAGATGGCGCTGAAGGAGCTCGCCACCAAGGACGGCCTGACCGGCCTGTCGAACCGCCGCGCCTTCGACCAGATGCTGATGAACGAATGGGCCCGCGCCCAGCGCACGCAGAAGCCGCTGGCGCTGCTGTTCGTCGACGTCGATCATTTCAAGCTGTTCAACGACCGGCACGGCCATCAGACCGGCGACGAATGCCTGCGCGCGGTCGCCGCCACCGTCAGCCGGCATGCCGTGCGTCCGCTCGATCTCGCCAGCCGCTACGGCGGCGAGGAGTTCGCGCTGATCCTGCCGGACATGGATTGCGACAGCGCCTGCGTCATCGCCGAGGAGATCCGCTGCGCCGTCATGGCCTTGGCGATCGCCCACGGGGCCGCGGGCGCCGGCGACCACGTCACTCTCAGCGTCGGCGTCGCCAGCCACATTCCCGGTGGGGCCGATGGCGGTCCCGACCGGCTCCTCGGGGCGGCCGACGAGGCGCTCTATGTCGCCAAACGCCTCGGCCGCAACCGCGTCATCTGCGCCGAGAGGGTACTGGCCGAATTCGCCGCCCTCGGCCGGGAGACCGCCGCGGTTCCGGCGCCTGTCCAGCGCAAATCAGCTCGCGCGCGATAG
- a CDS encoding acyltransferase family protein yields the protein MQLVTKLSHRRDIDGLRAISVLSVFLYHLDVPPFGGGFVGVDLFFVVSGYLISRIILSEADRGEFSVQRFYERRIRRLFPAAIVTIIGTMAIGGLWFSPELFKGLAQDVVATLGSVSNFYFWRGSHAYFASSADPSPVLHFWSLAVEEQFYLLWPVFILLGRRLLGGALPLLILGSAVLSLGWSQATLATDSSGAFYLPTCRAFEFAIGSLIIFAEQRLALSVAARSLLAAAGLALIGYAIVSFDSATPFPGVNALIPCLGAASVILAGDRHALSPLLTNPLSARIGLVSYSLYLVHWPLIVYASYIIGDDAKSATAKVLIVALAMTLAELMYRRIETPYREGRSSLLRVVGPAAAMIVSLAAVAFVANRQDGWPWRLPAQARELADLQRFGFWPCAKSAQSKCAFGSLSDPVGLQLLGDSFAEHYVAALDPVAKRAAIRGEAYTAEGCPLLAGLVRTDFDGSQDCKRQRDSYLAAIKQSQAAVVLSQSWMTYGDSISNELAPEVKAPALQIWRAGIENSIRDLGGSGRRFLIIAPGVEPGCRSLMSRFAPGPLWHAPGKPCPSVPLDRVQADNREFHAMLEDIRSRYADQLFVLYPERYLCGEAECPTSVDGLWLYWDVNHLTVAGARRVGEGASDQLLEFIRGRQVAPLSPANRNRTEATSTERN from the coding sequence ATGCAATTGGTCACAAAGCTCTCTCATCGGCGCGATATTGACGGGCTACGGGCGATCTCCGTCCTGAGTGTTTTCCTCTATCACCTGGACGTTCCGCCGTTCGGCGGCGGCTTTGTCGGCGTTGACCTGTTTTTCGTTGTGTCGGGCTATCTGATCTCGCGGATCATCCTCAGCGAGGCTGACCGCGGCGAGTTTTCGGTCCAACGGTTCTACGAACGGCGCATCCGGCGCCTCTTTCCCGCAGCCATCGTCACCATCATCGGCACCATGGCCATCGGAGGCCTCTGGTTCTCTCCGGAGCTTTTCAAGGGCCTGGCTCAAGACGTCGTGGCAACGCTGGGCTCGGTCTCGAACTTCTACTTCTGGCGCGGCAGCCACGCGTACTTTGCGAGCTCCGCCGATCCAAGCCCCGTGCTGCATTTCTGGTCGCTGGCCGTCGAGGAGCAATTCTATCTCCTGTGGCCCGTGTTTATCCTGCTGGGACGCAGATTGCTCGGCGGCGCGCTGCCTCTGCTCATTCTCGGCAGCGCAGTTCTTTCGCTTGGCTGGTCGCAGGCGACGCTCGCAACCGACAGCTCCGGTGCATTTTACCTCCCAACCTGCCGCGCCTTCGAGTTTGCGATCGGATCGCTCATCATCTTCGCGGAGCAAAGGCTGGCCCTCTCGGTCGCCGCGCGCTCGCTGCTGGCTGCCGCCGGACTGGCTTTGATCGGTTACGCGATCGTCAGCTTTGATAGTGCAACTCCCTTCCCCGGCGTGAATGCCCTCATCCCCTGCCTGGGTGCGGCCAGCGTGATCTTGGCGGGCGATCGCCACGCCCTCTCGCCTCTTCTGACCAATCCGCTGTCTGCCCGGATCGGGCTGGTTTCTTATTCGCTCTACCTCGTACACTGGCCGCTGATCGTCTACGCAAGCTATATCATCGGCGATGACGCCAAGTCGGCCACGGCGAAAGTGCTGATCGTCGCCCTGGCGATGACACTTGCCGAGCTCATGTATCGGCGGATCGAAACGCCGTATCGCGAGGGTCGCTCGTCATTGCTGCGGGTTGTCGGCCCTGCCGCCGCGATGATCGTCTCGCTCGCCGCCGTTGCTTTCGTAGCCAATCGCCAGGATGGCTGGCCATGGCGGCTCCCGGCGCAGGCCCGCGAGCTCGCCGATCTCCAGCGGTTCGGATTTTGGCCGTGCGCCAAGAGCGCGCAGTCGAAATGTGCCTTCGGCTCGTTGAGCGATCCCGTCGGCCTGCAACTGCTCGGCGACTCCTTTGCCGAGCATTATGTCGCCGCGCTGGATCCGGTGGCAAAGCGCGCCGCGATCCGGGGAGAGGCGTATACGGCCGAGGGTTGTCCGTTGCTGGCCGGCCTCGTGCGGACTGATTTCGACGGTTCGCAGGATTGCAAACGCCAGCGCGATAGCTACCTCGCCGCGATCAAGCAGAGCCAGGCGGCAGTGGTGCTCAGTCAATCCTGGATGACTTACGGCGACTCGATCAGCAACGAGCTCGCGCCGGAAGTCAAAGCTCCGGCGTTGCAGATCTGGCGGGCCGGCATCGAGAATTCGATCCGTGACCTGGGCGGCAGCGGACGGCGCTTCCTGATCATCGCGCCCGGCGTCGAGCCGGGCTGCCGCAGCTTGATGTCCCGCTTCGCGCCCGGACCGCTCTGGCATGCGCCGGGCAAACCTTGTCCATCTGTACCCCTCGATCGCGTGCAGGCCGACAATCGCGAGTTCCACGCTATGCTCGAGGACATTCGGAGCCGCTATGCGGACCAGCTTTTTGTTCTCTATCCGGAACGTTATTTGTGCGGAGAGGCCGAATGCCCCACCTCCGTGGACGGGCTCTGGCTCTACTGGGACGTCAATCACCTCACCGTCGCGGGTGCGCGGCGTGTTGGCGAGGGAGCCTCAGACCAGCTTCTCGAGTTCATTCGGGGCCGACAAGTGGCTCCACTTTCTCCAGCCAATCGCAACCGAACTGAAGCCACCTCGACGGAACGGAACTGA
- a CDS encoding type I restriction enzyme HsdR N-terminal domain-containing protein, translated as MAKLSTKAATRITTQLKRYQGVLAGLLKRDVSEADTVTVINDMLSDICGYDKYLHVTSQYAIRGTYVDLAVKVDDEIRFIIEVKAIGIDLKDAHVKQAVDYAANEGIEWVVLTNGAHWRIYKVHFGQPIEKILVCELDAIEESAKSPEALECFGNLSREGFSKSTMTEFLLHKQVTNKFTVAAVLQADFILEVLRREIRRMSSGVKVEVDYLKTLLREEVIKRDLVDSDEAKAALQNIRRLQRAATRKKAAPKAADEDAPIVAPVQDASASTPRAVAIPE; from the coding sequence ATGGCCAAACTCTCAACCAAAGCTGCCACGCGCATCACCACTCAACTCAAGAGGTACCAAGGCGTATTAGCCGGGTTGCTCAAGCGCGATGTTAGCGAGGCCGACACGGTCACGGTCATCAATGACATGCTTTCCGATATCTGCGGCTATGACAAATACCTACATGTCACCAGCCAATATGCGATCCGCGGGACCTATGTGGATCTTGCTGTGAAGGTTGACGACGAGATCAGGTTTATCATCGAGGTTAAGGCCATCGGGATCGACCTCAAGGATGCCCACGTCAAGCAAGCTGTCGATTACGCAGCCAACGAGGGTATTGAGTGGGTAGTACTCACGAATGGTGCCCACTGGCGGATCTATAAGGTGCATTTCGGCCAGCCGATTGAGAAGATCCTCGTCTGTGAGTTGGACGCGATCGAGGAAAGCGCCAAGAGCCCAGAAGCCCTGGAGTGTTTCGGAAACTTGAGCCGCGAAGGCTTCTCGAAGAGCACGATGACGGAGTTTTTGCTGCACAAACAGGTCACGAATAAATTCACTGTCGCGGCTGTTTTGCAGGCTGACTTCATTCTGGAGGTTCTACGCCGCGAGATTCGTCGGATGAGTTCCGGTGTGAAGGTGGAAGTCGACTATCTGAAGACATTGTTGCGCGAGGAGGTCATCAAGCGCGACTTGGTTGACAGCGATGAAGCGAAGGCGGCTCTCCAGAACATCAGGCGTTTGCAGCGAGCTGCCACACGTAAGAAAGCCGCGCCAAAAGCCGCCGATGAAGACGCGCCGATAGTCGCCCCGGTTCAGGATGCTTCCGCCTCCACGCCGCGAGCAGTCGCCATTCCTGAATAG